ACCTTGTCATACAAACTGCCAGCATTGGAGATGTGATATTATCCACTTCTATTGCTGAGAAACTGAGAGCTACAGACTCTTCTTGCCAAATTGATTATTTAATTAAAAAAGGTAATGAAGGTGTTTTTTATGGCAATATGAATATTAATGAATTGTTTATTTGGGATAAGAAAAAAGACAAATATAAAAACTTGTTGACTATTATCTTTCAGATTCAGAATGAGAAATATGATGCCGTTTTCAATTTACAGCGTTTTTTTAGTAGTGGAATGGTTACTTTGTTTTCTGGAGCAAAAAAAACCTATGGTTTTAAAAAAAATCCGCTCTCCCTTTTCTTCTCCAAATCCTTTCCTCATGAATACAAAGAAGATTGGCATGAGATCAATAGAAATCATCAGTTAATTAATCACCTTACTGATGAGGAGCCTGCACTTCCAAAGCTTTACCCTACTAAAAAGGATAATGCTAAAATGTCTATTCATAAAACCAAACCTTATATTACAATTACGCCTGCAAGCCTTTGGTTCACTAAGCAATATCCTTATGAAAAATGGGTGGAGCTTTTGAAAGCACTCCCTCACCATCTTCATGTTTATTTTCTTGGAGGACCAGATGACAGCAGTCTTTGTAATCAATTAATTAAAGAAAGTGGCTATGTAAATGCCATGAATTTTGCTGGAAAATTATCTTTTGTGGAGTCTGCAACATTAATGAAAGATGCTTTGATGAATTTTGTAAATGATTCCGCAGCTCAACATATAGCCTCCTCTGTAAATGCCAAGACTACAACTTTATATTGCAGCACTGTTGCTAGCTTTGGTTTTGGTCCTCTTTCTGAGGATGCTGTAATTATCGAAACCAAAGAAACATTAAAGTGTCGCCCTTGTGGTATTCATGGTCATCAATCTTGTCCTGAAGGACATTTTAAATGTGGATTAAATATTGATACGGAACAACTATTAAATCGAATTCAAGATGCAAACTGATATTAAAAAAGCCATCGAAGTATTGAAAAAGGGTGGAACTATTCTTTATCCAACAGATACTGTTTGGGGAATAGGTTGTGATGCTACTAATAATAAAGCTGTTTCTAAAATTTACAGTCTTAAAAACAGATCAGAAAAGAAAAGTATGATCGTTCTTCTTGATGATGTAAGTAGAATTAAAGATTATGTGGCTAATTATCCTGAACAAGCCTCTGATTTAATCAGAGATTATCATAAGCCTTTAACCATTGTTTTTGAAGGAGCAAAAGGATTAGCAAAAGGCCTTATTGCTGATGACGGTACGATAGCTATTAGAGTAGTGAAACATGATTTTTGCAAACAATTGATTAAAGAACTGGGAAAACCATTGGTTTCCACCTCTGCAAATATTTCTGGTGACCCTACTGCTGCAGTTTTTAGAGATATTACAGATTTTATTAAATCTAAAGTCAACTATGTTGTAGAGTTTGAACAAGGTAATTTATCACCTGCCAACCCGAGTACTGTTATTAAAATGGATAGTACTGGTAGTTATAAGGTTCTTAGGTCCTAAGACTTATTTAAGCTTGATTTAGTAAGTCTTCTAATAAGCTATTACTTTACTCTTATCATATAACAGCTCTATTGCTTCTCTTAAGGTAATAGCAAACACACCTATCATTATTCTAAGTAAGCAGCTGTGATATGAAAAGTTTTCCCTTTCAAACATTCAATAATTGATATCATTATTGAAATCATTATTGAAATCATAAGATAATATTGCCAAATTCGTAAAATTACGAGTAGCTTACAATAGTATTTTTTCAGTTATCCTTTTTTTTATATGCTTAAAGTAATTGGATAAATATTTTTCTATACCTTTGATATACGCTAAAACATATCATTATGAAAAAAAATATTCATCTCTCTATCGCTTATAGTTATTCTTTTTCCAATTATTTCGAAATCACAAAACACAAATCCTTACCAATACCTTAAGGCTAATAATGATTGGCTCCTAGATTCAATTTTTGAATACAAGAATCATTATGGT
This Lentimicrobium sp. L6 DNA region includes the following protein-coding sequences:
- a CDS encoding glycosyltransferase family 9 protein, encoding MKKYLVIQTASIGDVILSTSIAEKLRATDSSCQIDYLIKKGNEGVFYGNMNINELFIWDKKKDKYKNLLTIIFQIQNEKYDAVFNLQRFFSSGMVTLFSGAKKTYGFKKNPLSLFFSKSFPHEYKEDWHEINRNHQLINHLTDEEPALPKLYPTKKDNAKMSIHKTKPYITITPASLWFTKQYPYEKWVELLKALPHHLHVYFLGGPDDSSLCNQLIKESGYVNAMNFAGKLSFVESATLMKDALMNFVNDSAAQHIASSVNAKTTTLYCSTVASFGFGPLSEDAVIIETKETLKCRPCGIHGHQSCPEGHFKCGLNIDTEQLLNRIQDAN
- a CDS encoding L-threonylcarbamoyladenylate synthase, which encodes MQTDIKKAIEVLKKGGTILYPTDTVWGIGCDATNNKAVSKIYSLKNRSEKKSMIVLLDDVSRIKDYVANYPEQASDLIRDYHKPLTIVFEGAKGLAKGLIADDGTIAIRVVKHDFCKQLIKELGKPLVSTSANISGDPTAAVFRDITDFIKSKVNYVVEFEQGNLSPANPSTVIKMDSTGSYKVLRS